One Streptomyces sp. P9-A2 DNA window includes the following coding sequences:
- a CDS encoding putative quinol monooxygenase, whose protein sequence is MTKTLLAEFTAREGAEDEVARLIRDYALKVREEEGNLAFDVYTKAADPRAYWIFEVYRDEDAFKAHLNAPYGAPFNAALTPLIEEDASVLTFLEEIDRT, encoded by the coding sequence ATGACGAAAACCCTGCTCGCCGAGTTCACCGCCCGAGAGGGAGCGGAGGACGAGGTCGCTCGCCTGATCCGGGACTACGCCCTGAAAGTGCGCGAAGAGGAAGGCAACCTGGCCTTCGACGTCTACACCAAGGCGGCCGACCCGCGCGCCTACTGGATCTTCGAGGTCTACCGGGACGAGGACGCCTTCAAGGCACACCTGAACGCCCCGTACGGCGCCCCGTTCAACGCCGCCCTCACCCCACTGATCGAGGAGGACGCCTCTGTACTGACGTTCCTTGAGGAGATCGACCGCACATAA
- a CDS encoding nucleotidyltransferase domain-containing protein, with translation MTADDVLSILAVLRNADVDIWIGGGWGIDALVGEQTRLHRDLDLMHREDQEADVVAALAHAGFVETLDWRPVRFVVTDPHDREIDLHPLVFAADGSAVQASPDVEHPFAYPASCFVTGTILGATVPCLSPEQQVYFHQGHEPADHDRHDMARLRRTFGITTHF, from the coding sequence ATGACGGCCGACGATGTGTTGTCCATCCTTGCAGTGCTGCGGAACGCGGACGTCGACATCTGGATCGGCGGCGGCTGGGGCATCGACGCCCTGGTCGGCGAGCAAACCCGCCTGCACCGCGACCTGGACCTGATGCACCGAGAGGACCAGGAAGCGGACGTCGTGGCGGCTCTCGCGCACGCTGGGTTCGTCGAGACCCTCGACTGGCGCCCCGTACGGTTCGTCGTCACCGATCCTCATGACCGGGAGATCGATCTTCACCCTCTGGTCTTTGCCGCGGACGGATCCGCCGTGCAGGCGTCACCCGACGTCGAGCACCCGTTCGCCTATCCCGCCTCGTGTTTCGTCACTGGCACGATCCTCGGGGCCACCGTCCCGTGCCTGTCGCCCGAGCAGCAGGTCTACTTCCACCAGGGCCATGAACCCGCTGATCACGACCGTCACGACATGGCCCGGCTCCGGCGGACCTTCGGGATCACCACCCACTTCTGA
- a CDS encoding GH32 C-terminal domain-containing protein → MSSARVSRHARIRMMAAVATVCALSAAPLAPQAVAADTPTYTETYRPQFHFTPQKNWMNDPNGLVYYKGEYHLFYQYNPNGNTWGDMSWGHAVSKDLVHWEELPLALSHDDEEMVFSGSAVVDWNNTTGFGTKKNPPMVAIYTSAYKNGGKQAQSLAYSTDRGRTWTKYQGNPVIDIGSNNFRDPKVQWYAPTKSWLMTVSLSAEHKVHFYTSKNLKDWELQSEFGPAGATGGVWECPDLFPLAVDGDKKNIKWVLVVNINPGGVAGGSAAQYFIGDFDGKKFTADDKGTYTPPTGKVVQDFEGTGFGTWTSTGTAFGQGPAAGAVDWQGTVDGFDGKGLANSFHGGDGATGILSSPSFTVDSPYLNFKIGGGRHPHEAGTVMDSTPPEGTVLADFEGGTYGDWTATGDAFGTAPATGTLPDQGQVSGFLGDGLVNTFRNGDSTTGTLTSPEFTIDKKRINFLIGGGNHPARSDNPTAVELLVDGQVVRSATGKDAEALNWASWDVSELAGKQARIRIVDDNTGGWGHVNVDHIMLSDTQAQRVSQETSVNLLVDGQVVRSATGADSETLDWASFDMRPYVGKKAQIQVIDMNTAGWGHVMADQFTAADKPAKSVVQRADWADYGKDYYAAVSWENAPGGKRYMIGWMNNWDYGQSLPTSPWRGAQSVPREMALRTVDGRIRLTSKPVGSLESLRGKRPATASDITVKSTSRPLIGPTAKGKALDIEATFSLKDADRFGLKVRTGAGGEETVIGYDTTTQELYVDRTRSGAGDFSSTFPGVQTAPLKAKNGKVKLRILVDWSSVEVFGGNGEAVITDQIFPDPSSTGVEVFAEGGTATLDHMRAWQLGSIWR, encoded by the coding sequence ATGAGCTCTGCACGCGTATCCCGGCATGCCCGCATACGGATGATGGCGGCGGTCGCGACCGTCTGCGCCCTGTCCGCAGCCCCGCTGGCCCCCCAGGCCGTCGCCGCCGACACCCCGACCTACACCGAGACCTACAGACCCCAGTTCCACTTCACTCCGCAGAAGAACTGGATGAACGACCCCAACGGGCTCGTCTACTACAAGGGCGAGTACCACCTCTTCTACCAGTACAACCCGAACGGCAACACCTGGGGCGACATGTCCTGGGGGCACGCGGTGAGCAAGGACCTCGTGCACTGGGAGGAGTTGCCGCTCGCCCTGTCGCACGACGACGAGGAGATGGTGTTCTCCGGCAGCGCGGTCGTCGACTGGAACAACACCACCGGCTTCGGCACGAAGAAGAACCCGCCCATGGTGGCGATCTACACCAGCGCCTACAAGAACGGCGGCAAGCAGGCCCAGTCGCTCGCCTACAGCACCGACCGCGGTCGCACCTGGACCAAGTACCAGGGCAATCCCGTGATCGACATCGGCTCCAACAACTTCCGCGATCCCAAGGTCCAGTGGTACGCGCCGACCAAGAGCTGGCTGATGACGGTGTCGCTGTCCGCCGAGCACAAGGTGCATTTCTACACGTCGAAGAACCTCAAGGACTGGGAACTGCAGAGCGAGTTCGGACCGGCCGGTGCGACGGGCGGCGTGTGGGAGTGCCCCGACCTGTTCCCCCTCGCCGTGGACGGGGACAAGAAGAACATCAAGTGGGTCCTGGTCGTCAACATCAACCCCGGTGGTGTCGCGGGAGGTTCGGCCGCCCAGTACTTCATCGGTGACTTCGACGGCAAGAAGTTCACCGCGGACGACAAAGGCACCTACACCCCGCCCACCGGGAAGGTTGTCCAGGACTTCGAGGGCACCGGCTTCGGTACGTGGACGAGCACGGGCACCGCGTTCGGCCAGGGACCGGCAGCCGGTGCGGTGGACTGGCAGGGGACCGTCGACGGTTTCGACGGCAAGGGCCTCGCCAACAGCTTCCACGGCGGTGACGGCGCCACCGGCATCCTCAGCTCCCCCTCCTTCACCGTCGACAGCCCCTACCTGAACTTCAAGATCGGTGGCGGGCGGCATCCGCACGAGGCCGGGACCGTCATGGACAGCACTCCACCCGAGGGCACGGTCCTCGCCGACTTCGAAGGCGGAACGTACGGCGACTGGACGGCGACCGGGGACGCTTTCGGCACAGCACCGGCCACCGGCACCCTCCCCGACCAGGGACAGGTATCCGGCTTCCTGGGAGACGGGCTGGTCAACACCTTCCGGAACGGCGACTCCACCACCGGCACCCTCACGTCACCCGAGTTCACCATCGACAAGAAGCGCATCAACTTCCTCATCGGCGGCGGCAATCATCCGGCCCGCTCCGACAACCCGACCGCCGTCGAGCTCCTCGTGGACGGCCAGGTCGTCCGCAGCGCCACCGGAAAGGACGCCGAGGCACTCAACTGGGCCTCCTGGGACGTCAGCGAGCTCGCCGGCAAGCAGGCGCGGATCAGGATCGTCGACGACAACACCGGCGGCTGGGGACACGTCAACGTCGACCACATCATGCTGTCCGACACCCAGGCCCAGCGCGTCTCCCAGGAGACGTCCGTCAACCTGCTCGTCGACGGCCAGGTCGTCCGCAGCGCGACCGGCGCCGACAGCGAGACCCTGGACTGGGCCTCCTTCGACATGCGCCCGTACGTCGGCAAGAAGGCGCAGATCCAGGTCATCGACATGAACACCGCCGGCTGGGGCCACGTCATGGCCGACCAGTTCACCGCCGCTGACAAGCCCGCCAAGTCCGTCGTACAGCGCGCCGACTGGGCCGACTACGGCAAGGACTACTACGCGGCGGTGTCCTGGGAGAACGCGCCGGGCGGCAAGCGCTACATGATCGGCTGGATGAACAACTGGGACTACGGCCAGTCCCTCCCCACCTCACCCTGGCGCGGCGCGCAGAGCGTTCCGCGGGAGATGGCCCTGCGCACCGTCGACGGCCGCATCCGGCTGACCAGCAAGCCGGTGGGCAGCCTGGAGTCCCTCCGGGGGAAGCGCCCGGCGACGGCGTCCGACATCACCGTCAAGAGCACCTCCAGGCCCCTGATCGGCCCCACGGCCAAGGGCAAGGCACTCGACATCGAGGCGACCTTCTCCCTCAAGGACGCCGACCGCTTCGGCCTGAAGGTGCGCACCGGCGCGGGCGGCGAGGAGACCGTCATCGGTTACGACACCACGACGCAGGAGTTGTACGTCGACCGCACCCGCTCCGGAGCCGGGGACTTCAGCAGCACCTTCCCCGGTGTCCAGACCGCACCGCTGAAGGCCAAGAACGGCAAGGTCAAGCTGCGGATCCTGGTCGACTGGTCGTCCGTCGAGGTCTTCGGCGGCAACGGCGAGGCAGTGATCACCGACCAGATCTTCCCCGACCCCTCCAGCACCGGCGTCGAGGTCTTCGCCGAGGGCGGCACCGCCACCCTCGACCACATGCGGGCGTGGCAGCTGGGGTCCATCTGGCGGTGA
- a CDS encoding IS701 family transposase has product MGRIAGRFARVEPRRRAARLVLGLLADLPRKNCWTIAEWAGETTPDGMQHLLGRAKWDADQVRDDVCGYVVEHLHDDRAVLVVDETGDVKKGTGTVGVQRQYTGTAGRIENSQVAVYLVYAGQRGHAAVDRELYVPRSWTSDPDRCRAAGLAEDTTFATKPELATRMVARFLDAGHQAAWVAGDEVYGGNPKLRTALEERGTGYVLAVACSHEVTTGAGKFRADILAKKVPKRAWQKLSAGAGAKGHRVYNWAVIDLPDPRPGSRQLLIRRNRSTGELAYYRCYSPASVPLTVLVRVAGSRWRVEEFFQSGKGLAALDEHQVRRYTSWSRWVTLAMLAHAFLAVVRADEHTRPAPDALIPLTCNEIQRLFITLVVRPVHDTAHRLGWSNWRRRHQARSQASHYRRQATQE; this is encoded by the coding sequence ATGGGCCGGATCGCGGGGCGCTTCGCCCGGGTCGAACCCCGGCGCAGGGCGGCGCGGTTGGTGCTCGGTCTATTGGCCGATCTGCCGCGCAAGAACTGCTGGACCATCGCCGAGTGGGCTGGCGAGACCACTCCGGACGGCATGCAGCACTTGTTGGGCAGGGCCAAGTGGGATGCCGATCAGGTCCGCGACGACGTGTGCGGCTACGTGGTGGAGCACCTGCACGACGACCGGGCGGTGCTGGTCGTCGACGAGACCGGCGATGTGAAGAAGGGCACTGGCACGGTCGGCGTCCAGCGCCAATACACCGGTACTGCCGGCCGGATCGAGAACTCCCAAGTCGCCGTCTACCTGGTTTACGCAGGTCAGCGCGGCCACGCCGCAGTGGACCGGGAACTCTACGTTCCGCGCTCCTGGACCTCCGACCCCGACCGCTGCCGCGCCGCGGGCCTTGCCGAGGACACCACCTTCGCCACCAAGCCGGAGCTGGCCACTCGTATGGTCGCCCGGTTCCTGGACGCCGGCCACCAGGCCGCATGGGTTGCCGGCGACGAGGTCTACGGCGGCAACCCGAAGCTGCGAACCGCACTGGAGGAACGCGGCACCGGCTACGTCCTCGCGGTGGCCTGCTCGCACGAAGTCACCACCGGTGCGGGGAAGTTCCGTGCGGACATCTTGGCCAAGAAGGTGCCCAAGCGGGCCTGGCAGAAGCTCTCCGCAGGGGCCGGGGCCAAGGGTCACCGCGTCTACAACTGGGCAGTCATCGACCTCCCCGACCCCCGCCCCGGGAGTCGTCAGCTACTGATCCGCCGTAACCGCAGCACCGGCGAACTCGCCTACTACCGCTGCTACTCGCCCGCGTCCGTGCCGCTGACCGTGCTGGTCAGAGTCGCCGGATCAAGATGGCGGGTGGAGGAGTTCTTCCAGTCGGGCAAGGGCCTGGCCGCACTCGACGAGCACCAGGTCCGCCGCTATACCTCCTGGTCCCGCTGGGTCACCCTCGCCATGCTCGCGCACGCTTTCCTCGCCGTCGTACGCGCAGACGAGCACACCCGCCCCGCACCCGATGCCCTCATTCCGCTCACCTGCAACGAGATCCAGCGCCTGTTCATCACCCTCGTCGTCCGACCCGTCCACGACACAGCCCACCGGCTCGGTTGGTCGAACTGGCGACGCCGCCACCAGGCCCGATCCCAAGCCAGCCACTACCGACGACAAGCCACTCAGGAATGA
- a CDS encoding type II toxin-antitoxin system PemK/MazF family toxin — translation MQRGEVWWVEFDERRLVVLLAADDASRIRAMQVVTPAGVDISGLGVEVQVGAMEGLPFEGVLRFAFPRPGFTPCTWLTTVSQDDLIERAGVLSSAKLSEIRDALRLGELG, via the coding sequence GTGCAACGTGGCGAAGTCTGGTGGGTGGAGTTCGACGAGCGGCGGCTGGTCGTACTGCTGGCGGCAGACGACGCGTCCAGGATCCGGGCGATGCAGGTCGTCACTCCTGCGGGCGTCGACATCAGCGGTCTGGGCGTCGAAGTGCAAGTAGGTGCCATGGAAGGACTGCCCTTTGAAGGCGTGCTGCGGTTCGCGTTCCCGCGCCCGGGCTTTACCCCCTGCACGTGGCTGACCACCGTGTCCCAGGACGACCTGATCGAGCGGGCGGGCGTCCTGTCCTCCGCGAAGCTCAGCGAGATAAGGGACGCCCTCCGTCTCGGTGAACTCGGGTAG